One Deltaproteobacteria bacterium DNA window includes the following coding sequences:
- a CDS encoding mechanosensitive ion channel family protein produces the protein METVRSIASDYLLPFAVNLAVAAGIFVVGRWVARAVVRAVDRVLEPRVEPALRKFLCDLCYALFVTMVVIAALERVGVETTAAIAVLGAAGLAVGFALQGSLGHFAAGVMIMLFKPYRVGDVVSVAGHTGKVDAIQIFNTVLVTGDNRQILVPNGEIVGGTIENLTVRGTRRIDLVFGVGYDDDLQKVREILLRVVTSDPRVLADPAPQIAVAELADSAVNWVCRPWVNADDYWSVRFDLVERVKAEFDAAGISFPYPQRDVHIHPAAGAQAAAC, from the coding sequence ATGGAAACCGTTCGCTCGATCGCGAGCGACTATCTCCTGCCGTTTGCTGTCAACTTGGCGGTCGCCGCGGGGATCTTCGTCGTCGGCCGCTGGGTGGCGCGCGCCGTCGTTCGCGCAGTCGACCGGGTGCTGGAACCGCGGGTGGAACCCGCGCTGCGGAAGTTCCTGTGCGATCTGTGCTACGCGCTGTTCGTCACGATGGTGGTCATCGCCGCGCTGGAACGCGTCGGCGTCGAGACGACCGCTGCGATCGCCGTGCTCGGTGCGGCCGGGCTCGCGGTGGGATTCGCGCTACAGGGATCGCTGGGGCATTTCGCAGCCGGCGTCATGATCATGTTGTTCAAACCGTATCGGGTCGGTGACGTCGTATCGGTGGCCGGTCATACGGGCAAAGTCGATGCGATCCAGATATTCAACACGGTGCTGGTGACGGGAGACAACCGGCAGATCCTCGTTCCCAACGGGGAGATCGTCGGCGGTACGATCGAGAACCTCACCGTCCGCGGCACGCGGCGCATCGACTTGGTCTTCGGCGTGGGGTACGACGACGATCTACAGAAAGTACGCGAGATCCTCTTGCGGGTGGTGACGTCAGATCCGCGCGTGCTCGCGGATCCCGCGCCGCAGATCGCGGTCGCCGAGTTGGCGGACAGCGCGGTGAATTGGGTCTGCCGCCCGTGGGTGAACGCGGACGACTACTGGAGCGTGCGGTTCGACCTCGTCGAGCGGGTCAAGGCGGAGTTTGATGCCGCCGGAATCTCGTTCCCCTATCCGCAGCGGGACGTCCACATCCATCCCGCCGCCGGCGCGCAGGCTGCGGCCTGCTAG
- a CDS encoding endopeptidase La — translation MTTRTIPLLPLRDIIVFPHMVVPLFVGREKSIAALEEAMASDKELLLAAQKRAKTNDPKQDDIFRVGTIGQIIQMLRLPDGTVKVLVEGRRRARIRKYLQTAPYFLCEVDEIDEVTEQTAEVEALMRQVQQCFENYVKLNKRIPPEMLVSVQTIDEPARLADTIVAHLSLKLNDKQTILEEASAAKRLEKLYELMQAEIEILQVEKKIRTRVKKQMEKSQKEYYLNEQMQAIQKELGDRDEFKNELHELEQRIKKKRMSAEARDRVEKEFKKLKMMSPMSAEATVVRNYIDWILSLPWEEKTEEKMDVAEAERILEEDHYGLEKVKERILEYLAVQALVGKLRGPILCLVGPPGVGKTSLARSIARATGRKFVRQSLGGVRDEAEIRGHRRTYIGALPGKIIQSLKKAGANNPVFLLDEIDKMSQDFRGDPASALLEVLDPEQNDSFNDHYIDLDYDLSDVMFITTANTQHQIPLPLQDRLEIINLPGYTEWEKLAIAQQYLIPKQMEQNGIKDLDVEWTEEGLREIIHKYTKEAGVRNLEREISKICRKIAKDYLRTKDAGDKDKTARPARYVVDPERVREYLGVEKYRKQRREMANEIGLANGLAVTMHGGDLLATEVSVVPGKGKLILTGSLGDVMQESAQAAMSYVRSRAESLDLDPNFQSKIDVHVHFPEGAIPKDGPSAGITMATALVSALLRVPVRQDIAMTGEITLRGRVLPIGGLKEKILAAHRAEIYEVIIPEENEKDLKEIPERVMNVMTIHRVSHMDEVLKLAIAHKDPDSFMVAPSNTVDWRKVVAKTDETGDSTAGATIERVPAGH, via the coding sequence ATGACCACTCGAACCATTCCGCTCCTCCCCCTGCGCGACATCATCGTGTTCCCCCACATGGTCGTGCCGCTGTTCGTCGGCCGCGAAAAGAGCATCGCGGCGCTCGAAGAGGCGATGGCCTCGGACAAGGAGCTGCTGCTGGCCGCGCAAAAACGGGCCAAGACCAACGACCCGAAGCAGGACGACATCTTCCGCGTCGGGACGATCGGCCAGATCATCCAGATGCTCCGCCTGCCCGACGGCACCGTGAAAGTTCTGGTCGAGGGGCGCCGCCGCGCGCGGATTCGCAAGTACCTGCAGACTGCCCCGTACTTTTTGTGCGAGGTCGACGAGATCGACGAGGTCACCGAGCAGACCGCGGAAGTCGAGGCGCTGATGCGGCAGGTGCAGCAGTGCTTCGAAAACTACGTCAAGCTCAACAAGCGCATCCCGCCGGAGATGCTCGTGTCGGTGCAGACGATCGACGAGCCGGCGCGGCTCGCCGACACGATCGTCGCCCACCTGTCGCTCAAGCTCAACGACAAGCAGACCATCCTCGAGGAGGCGTCGGCCGCCAAGCGGCTCGAGAAGCTCTACGAGCTGATGCAGGCCGAGATCGAGATTCTCCAAGTGGAGAAGAAGATCCGGACGCGCGTCAAGAAGCAGATGGAGAAGTCGCAGAAGGAGTACTACCTGAATGAGCAGATGCAGGCCATTCAGAAGGAACTCGGCGACCGCGACGAATTCAAGAACGAACTGCACGAACTCGAGCAGCGCATCAAGAAGAAGCGGATGAGCGCCGAGGCGCGCGATCGCGTCGAGAAGGAGTTCAAGAAGCTCAAGATGATGTCGCCGATGTCCGCGGAGGCGACCGTCGTCCGCAACTACATCGACTGGATCCTGTCGCTGCCGTGGGAGGAGAAGACCGAAGAGAAGATGGACGTCGCCGAGGCCGAGCGGATCCTCGAGGAGGACCACTACGGGCTCGAGAAGGTCAAGGAGCGCATTCTGGAGTACCTCGCCGTGCAGGCGCTCGTCGGCAAGCTTCGCGGACCGATCTTGTGCCTCGTCGGTCCGCCCGGCGTCGGCAAGACGTCGCTCGCTCGGTCGATCGCCCGGGCGACCGGCCGCAAGTTCGTGCGCCAGTCGCTCGGCGGCGTGCGGGACGAGGCGGAGATCCGCGGGCATCGTCGTACCTACATCGGTGCGCTGCCCGGCAAGATCATCCAGAGTCTGAAAAAAGCCGGCGCCAACAATCCGGTGTTCCTGCTCGACGAGATCGACAAGATGTCGCAGGACTTTCGCGGCGATCCGGCGTCGGCTCTGCTCGAGGTGCTCGACCCCGAGCAGAACGATTCGTTCAACGATCACTACATCGATCTCGATTACGACCTGTCGGACGTCATGTTCATCACGACGGCCAACACGCAGCATCAGATTCCGCTGCCGCTACAAGATCGGCTCGAGATCATCAACCTGCCCGGCTACACGGAGTGGGAGAAGCTCGCGATCGCCCAGCAGTACCTGATCCCGAAACAGATGGAGCAAAACGGGATCAAGGATCTCGACGTCGAGTGGACGGAGGAGGGACTTCGCGAGATCATCCACAAGTACACGAAGGAGGCGGGCGTCCGAAATCTCGAGCGCGAGATCTCGAAGATCTGCCGCAAGATCGCCAAGGACTACTTGCGCACGAAAGACGCCGGCGACAAGGACAAGACGGCGCGTCCGGCGCGCTACGTCGTCGATCCTGAGCGCGTGCGCGAGTACCTCGGCGTCGAGAAGTACCGCAAGCAGCGCCGGGAGATGGCCAACGAGATCGGGCTCGCGAACGGCCTGGCCGTCACGATGCACGGCGGCGACCTGCTCGCGACCGAGGTGAGCGTCGTTCCCGGTAAGGGCAAACTCATCCTCACCGGCAGCCTCGGGGACGTCATGCAGGAGTCCGCGCAGGCGGCGATGAGCTACGTGCGGTCTCGCGCCGAGTCGCTCGACCTCGACCCGAACTTCCAGTCCAAGATCGACGTGCACGTCCACTTCCCCGAGGGAGCGATCCCGAAGGACGGCCCCAGCGCCGGCATCACGATGGCGACCGCGCTGGTGTCGGCGCTGTTGCGCGTCCCCGTGCGCCAGGACATCGCGATGACCGGCGAGATCACGCTGCGCGGCCGCGTGCTGCCGATCGGCGGCCTCAAGGAGAAGATCCTCGCGGCCCACCGCGCCGAGATCTACGAGGTCATCATTCCCGAGGAGAATGAAAAGGACCTCAAGGAGATCCCGGAGCGGGTGATGAACGTCATGACCATTCACCGGGTCTCCCACATGGACGAGGTGCTCAAACTCGCGATCGCCCACAAGGATCCCGACTCGTTCATGGTGGCGCCGAGCAACACCGTCGACTGGCGCAAAGTGGTCGCCAAGACGGACGAAACCGGGGACAGCACGGCCGGCGCGACGATCGAGCGGGTGCCGGCGGGCCACTGA
- a CDS encoding DUF481 domain-containing protein — MTSAPHDTGGHMSRMVGVAAGVAVALAGPTAAAGDPSFEFQKAPVDAKAPEWKASVTAGLAWTTGNSDTTALSGTGKVSRKHRRSRFQLEAGGAFARSQIAFAVDANANGVVDGAAEIAEREVTTTKAWATKARYDVFITSQNAAFVSLNAAADEPAGKQFVGGGQVGYSRTLVASDRTTVTAEFGYDLSYEDPVVGDGVAIHSVRAFGGWEAKFNPHSTADASIELLSNVNRLDVATGRVDRFEDTRVNAAAKLTTRVWEELSVGVALLLRYDHAPSARPPLDLPYADGFVPPADSVDTRTEITAIYTFM; from the coding sequence ATGACGAGCGCGCCGCACGACACAGGAGGTCACATGTCGCGGATGGTCGGGGTTGCAGCGGGCGTCGCGGTCGCGTTGGCGGGCCCCACTGCAGCCGCCGGGGACCCCTCGTTCGAGTTTCAGAAAGCGCCGGTCGACGCGAAAGCACCCGAATGGAAGGCGTCGGTCACGGCGGGGCTGGCATGGACGACGGGTAACTCCGACACGACCGCGCTGTCGGGCACCGGGAAGGTGTCGCGCAAGCATCGCCGAAGTCGCTTCCAACTGGAGGCGGGCGGCGCGTTCGCGCGGTCGCAGATCGCGTTCGCCGTCGACGCCAATGCCAACGGGGTCGTCGACGGCGCTGCAGAGATCGCGGAGCGCGAGGTGACGACGACCAAGGCGTGGGCGACGAAGGCGCGCTATGACGTGTTCATCACGTCGCAAAATGCGGCATTCGTGTCGCTCAACGCCGCGGCGGACGAGCCGGCCGGCAAGCAGTTTGTCGGCGGCGGACAGGTCGGCTACAGCCGCACGCTGGTCGCGTCGGACCGAACGACCGTCACCGCCGAGTTCGGGTACGACTTGTCCTACGAAGATCCGGTTGTCGGTGACGGCGTGGCGATCCACTCGGTCCGCGCGTTCGGCGGCTGGGAGGCAAAGTTCAACCCGCACAGCACGGCGGATGCATCGATTGAACTGCTGTCGAACGTCAACCGGCTCGACGTTGCGACGGGGCGGGTGGATCGCTTCGAGGACACGCGCGTCAATGCGGCGGCGAAGCTCACAACCCGCGTGTGGGAAGAGCTCAGCGTCGGCGTGGCGCTGCTACTGCGCTACGATCACGCTCCGTCTGCGCGTCCTCCGCTCGACCTGCCCTACGCGGACGGATTCGTACCGCCAGCGGATTCCGTGGACACGCGCACGGAGATCACTGCCATCTACACCTTCATGTAG